The Bacillus sp. Y1 genome includes the window GGCTTCTCTATATGATTGCTGAGCTATCTAGACGAACGGGTCAGATCGACCAATCGGTAAAATATTTTTCAAAGGTCATTGAAAAACAAGGAAGCTTTAATGAGGCAAAGATCGTTGAAATGGCAAGAGATCGTTGGCAGGAAATACGTGAAAAGCAAAAAACAAAAATATAAAAAGGGTCTACCTATGAGGTGACCCTTTTTTGTATGTTAAAACATCGGATTTTCTTCTAAATAACGATAAATATTTTCCACTAGTTCATCAGGTGTATCCCCAGAAACGACTTCGCCATTTACTAGTGCATACAGTGTTGATGCGCATTTGCCACAATAGCCAAGGCACCCATATTCAATGATATCCAGGTCATAATCCTTTTCTAGCTGTTCGAGTGCTTTTTGAGCACCACTTGCTAAATTACTTATACAAAACTCTATAATTGGTTTTATCATTTCTCCCACCTCTACTTAGTAAATGTACCTTGTCCAACCAAAAAGTTCAAGTAGGTAGTTTCCTTCCAAAAATTTTAATTGTCAAGAAATTGTACTGAATGTGTTGTGGTTTTGTCACAATTTCGTTATACTTTTTATGGTGTTTTGAAACATATATAATGTTTATCTATCGATTTATCATTGTAATATGTCATCATATTGCAAACGTTTTTATAAGAGAGAATAGCAACTCAACTGTAGAGATAAAGGGGAAATTATTATGAAGAATCTCGTTATTCTCGGCGGAGGCTACGGGGGAATGAGAATACTCGCACGCTTATTACCCTCTCAACTTCCAGACGATGTAACCATCACGCTAGTTGATAAAATTCCTTACCACTGTTTAAAAACAGAATATTACGCTCTTGCAGCTGGTACGATTTCCGATCAGCATGTACGGGTAGCTTTCCCTGAGCACCCTAGGCTTACAATCAAATACGGAGAGGTTAAAGATATTAATCTTGAAGAGAAAACCGTTCTCGTGAATAATGATGTAATCACTTACGATGATTTAGTAATTGGACTAGGTTGTGAAGACAAATATCACAATGTCCCAGGTGCGGATCGTTATACGTATAGCATTCAATCGATTGAGAAGTCTAGAACAACATATCAAGCATTGAACAACCTATCCCCTGGCTCTGTTGTCAGCATAGTTGGGGCTGGTTTGAGCGGAGTAGAACTAGCAAGTGAATTAAATGAAAGCAGACCTGATTTAAAGGTAAAGCTATTCGACCGCGGAAATCATATCTTATCTGCCTTCCCTGTTCGTTTAGGAACGTATGTGGAAAATTGGTTTGATAATCACGGAGTAGAAATTGTTAACAATTCACATATCACAAAGGTAGAAGAAAATACTCTATACAATCACGATGAGCCACTACACTCGGATGCGATTGTATGGACTGCAGGCATTCAGCCAGTAGAGATTATTCGAAACCTTGATGTCGAAAAGGATCATCAAGGGCGAGTGATGCTAACTGTTCATCACAATTTGCCTCATGATGAACATGTGTATGTCGTGGGTGACTGTGCAAGTCTACCGCACGCACCTAGCGCTCAATTAGCTGAAGGACAAGCGGAACAGATTGTACAAATCCTCTTAAAAAGATGGGCAAATGAACCGCTTCCTGAAACAATGCCGGTTATTAAGTTAAAGGGAGTTCTCGGCTCTTTAGGCAAAAAGCATGGCTTTGGGTTAGTAGCAGAACGCCCTATCACAGGACGGGTGGCAAGACTATTAAAATCAGGAATTCTATGGATGTATAAATATCATAATGGCTAATAGAAAAGCGCAAGCGCCCTGTTCAGCGCACGACAGGCCTGGAGCGCTCCAACTAAGATAAAGGAAACACGAAGAGCCAGAGGCGCATTCGTGCTTGACTTATCGTAGGGCGGAGAGCGAAGGACACTAGGCGCTAGGGCGCTGGAGCTAGACAATTTTCAAAGTCGAAAACATTATACTTTCTTATCTTTCAAAAAAGAGCTCTCCTACCATGGTAGGAGAGCTTATTTTATTGAGCAGGTACTTTACTAGAAAAGCTACGGATCACTTCCATAAACTTTTCTCCATACTTGTTCAGCTTATTTTGACCAACACCGTTCACGTTTAAAAATTCTTCCGGTGTTTGAGGCATTTTTGCACACATGTCCTTCAAGGTAGCATCCGAGAAAACGACAAACGGTGGAACTTTTTCTTTCTCGGCCAAGCTTCTTCTTATGGCACGAAGCTCTTCGAATAAAGGGTTGTCCACCTCCGTAATGGTACTCGTCTTTACGGCTTCCTTTCTGAGTACTTTCTCATTCCCAACTAATACTTCTCTTCCAGCAGGTGTGACATATATCGTTGGATAAGATCCATGCTCCACACCAATCAGTTCACGGGTGATGAGAAACTCAATTTCTTCACTAACCTCTTTCGCACTTTTTGTCTTTAAAATCCCGTAGGTGCTTAGCTGATCAAAACGAAAGTCGTAGACCTTTTTATTTTTTGAACCAGTTAGTACTTGAGCTACTAGGTTTTTCCCGTATTTCTGACCCATACGAATGATACACGATAAAATCATTTGTGCTTCCTTTGTAACATCCACGCTCGTTCTCGTATCTTTACAGTTCCCACAGCGTCCACAATCGGTTGCCTCTTCTTCGCCAAAGTACTCTAAAATATGTGAGTGCAGGCATGCTTCTGTATGGCAATAGTCGATCATTGATTGAAGCTTTTCGAGCTCCTGACTCATGCGGCTGCGATCAGCAGACTGATCAATTAAAAAGCGCTGAATTTGAACATCTTGAGGGGAATATAAAACGACACATTCACTTTTAAGGCCATCTCTACCTGCACGTCCTGCTTCCTGATAATAGCTTTCCATATTCTTCGGAAGCTGATAGTGAAGCACATATCGAATATTCGATTTATCGATTCCCATCCCAAATGCGGAGGTAGCAATCATAACACTACTTTCGTCTTTTAAAAATAATTCCTGTTCTGAATTCCGTTCCTCGTCACCCATGCCCGCATGGTATCGTGTAACTGCAATTTTTTCTTTCTTTAATCGTTCATACAACTGATCGACCATTTTTCTTGTGGCCGCATAGATGATGCCACTTTCTTTATTATTTTTCTTAACATAACTCTTTATAAAAGCATTCCGATCTTGGCCTTTGACAACCGAAAAGGTTAGATTCTCACGCTCAAATCCTGTAATCACACTGTTCGCATCGTTTATGTGTAAGGTTTTGCATATGTCTTCTCTTACTTGTGGAGTTGCAGTCGCAGTTAATGCTAATACGACTGGTTTTTCTTGTAAGCTGCTAATAAACTTTTGAATTTGTAAATAACTCGGACGAAAATCGTGTCCCCATTGCGAGATACAGTGTGCCTCGTCAATCGCGATAAACGGAATACGTATCATTTGCAGACTTTGTAGGAAATCACTTGATTCGAGTCGTTCTGGTGCAAGATACAAAAGTTTATATTTTCCTTCCTCCGCACCGGTCAACCTTTCTTGAATCTCTTTGCTCGTTAACGAGCTATTAATATAGGTCGCAGAAACACCTGCCTGAAGAAGCGTGTCTACTTGATCCTTCATTAAAGAAATCAATGGGG containing:
- a CDS encoding YuzB family protein encodes the protein MIKPIIEFCISNLASGAQKALEQLEKDYDLDIIEYGCLGYCGKCASTLYALVNGEVVSGDTPDELVENIYRYLEENPMF
- a CDS encoding NAD(P)/FAD-dependent oxidoreductase, giving the protein MKNLVILGGGYGGMRILARLLPSQLPDDVTITLVDKIPYHCLKTEYYALAAGTISDQHVRVAFPEHPRLTIKYGEVKDINLEEKTVLVNNDVITYDDLVIGLGCEDKYHNVPGADRYTYSIQSIEKSRTTYQALNNLSPGSVVSIVGAGLSGVELASELNESRPDLKVKLFDRGNHILSAFPVRLGTYVENWFDNHGVEIVNNSHITKVEENTLYNHDEPLHSDAIVWTAGIQPVEIIRNLDVEKDHQGRVMLTVHHNLPHDEHVYVVGDCASLPHAPSAQLAEGQAEQIVQILLKRWANEPLPETMPVIKLKGVLGSLGKKHGFGLVAERPITGRVARLLKSGILWMYKYHNG